A genomic segment from Polyangium mundeleinium encodes:
- a CDS encoding non-ribosomal peptide synthetase/type I polyketide synthase — MSTDRRMDDKAGDGEELSPLQRALLGLRKARAKIDALERSRSEPIAVIGMACRFPGGANTPEAFFDLLDAGVDAVGEVPAGRFRVDSSEDGAEDAAARAMRWGAFLGDDVSLFDASFFNISPREAQALDPQQRLLLELAWEALENAAQVPEHLGGSRTGVFLGMMNTDYASLCMQLPPDAQDMYVATGNGHCFPAGRLSFALGLVGPSFVVDTACSSSLVGLHLAVRSLRSGECSLALAGGVNLMLTPFASRASAKLGALSPDGKCRSFDASANGFVRGEGGAIVVLKRLSDAERDRDPILAVIRGSAVNQDGRSTGLTTPNVLSQEALIRQALEDARIAPERIGYVETHGTGTPLGDPIEFEALRAVYGQPREDGSTLVLGAVKTNIGHLEAGAGVAGLVKAILCLGRGTIPKNLHFETLNPRISIQGTPFVLPRTAVPWKAENGLRVAAVSSFGMSGTNAHVILEEAPRKEGAVAAPQARSCFVLPISGKSPEALSILAGAHAEHLARTSADIADVMYSASARRGHHEERIAVVGCNKEEMAVALASFSRGDMPERAWRGKAPSVPPKVAFVFPGQGSQWAGMGRKLLQEEPVFRRAMEECNELFRQEMGLSVIEEISRPAEASRLGDTLVTQPALFAVEMALASLLESWGITPDIVIGHSVGELVAARVAGILDLNEATRLCARRAHVMQSATGHGKMVLCAMTVAEAEEAIAGLSDRVGIAAINHSKSVVLSGDVAAMGEVTTRLEARGIHCRPLRADVAFHSPQMEPLRAELLRELGQVAVRRGVIPMISTVKGEVTPGERMDAAYWGDNLRNTVQFAPAIAAALAAHARLFVEVGPHPTLSLDITQILESSKMGGASVPTLRRGEDDHERMLSALASLYTQGCRVSWAQVCSAGGSVVSLPNHPFKRARHWLPATLDGSAPTKRSGHPLVGEPIASAAHPEELVFETRVDVGSTPWLADHRVMGDIVFPAAGYVEMALAGGAARDQKDACTIERLAIEAPLVLTEGEGCTLQLVLTSEGPSERSFLIASRAREGAAWLVHARGKLRRVTERQQARPSGEAIARRLGLSGGVSPEEHYSRVAAAGIQYGPAFQGLKEIVTAEGEVLGRVKLPEGMLDARYRVHPALLDACFQVLGGLFSEAAGEQVYLPVGIERVELEGRPGREVWVSGRLRGAARADDEERVVDLSIESSDGRKIADIVGFRVRRMPGTERHDELEQCLMDVAWRPSEMDDEPSSPTGTWMVFADDGGTADAVLRVLSTTAERCIRIGKGLAYESRGADSYRINPESEDDYRRVIHDALGDRGQCHGVLHLFSLDEEQPIDMAADLTLALSRASVRATNVVKALAHRSAEHAPRLFLVTRGAQAVLEGEHVSLSQAPLWGVGRTIALEHPDLRCTCIDLDVARRDDDATNLSRALAQCGQEHQVAMRGALRHVARIVHGRFDASGDLPSGQARVLANGRPFQLESAKPGYLENIALHASRRRPPGHGEVEIEVEAAALNFIDILKAMGTYPGLGPGRVALGGECSGRVVSLGEGVSGLEIGQEVIALAPAACASHVTTYARYVAPKPSAMSFAEAAAVPLVFMTAWYAIHDLGRARKGESILIHSATGGTGLAAIQVSRLLGLRIFATAGSESKRSHLRSMGIEHVMDSRSLSFAEEILRVTEGRGVDLVLNSLTGDALVKSLEVLASYGRFLEIGKRDIYENRKIGLLPFRKAISYSAVDLAGMSAERPDLFASLLEDVMGHFVEGRFEPLPVTSFDASDAESAFRLMAQAKHTGKIVLSMKDAQARVLLPGSLRPISVGADGTYLITGGLGGLGLSLARWLVEKGARHLVLVGRKGPSGDAVEAIHAMEQAGARVEYARADVSRREDVDRVFATIDARFPSLRGVVHAAAVLDDHSLLELGEAKFRGVFDPKACGAYHLHTATLERDLDFFVMYSSAASLFGSAGQANYAAANAFLDALAHERSRMGLPAMSIQWGAFSEVGMAAATERRKDHLAALGAMTLSPAEGLSLMEKLFAHPRSVVGVVRMDVERISQANHPALASGYFAAFQGGARSETGAPGAGGGLRERVRAVRGDERRRLVKEYVVQQLSRVLRLDPSRFDEHAPLKELGVDSLMSLELRNRVNAGLGLDLGATILLTHPDIAAVCETILGKLGADAAGDASTALAEVPSRTEPAGEARSPLSHNQRALWFLHRAAPGSTVYNVGAALRVRGPLDVSALKNALHQVLMRHPVLRSTYAMHDGDVVRHVDPRGAVRFEEIDAASWTEEELSARLRAATQSPIDLEFGPTFTVTIFRRCADESVLFVDSHHIGLDLWSFAIVHEELWSLYTASVTGKKAALPLVTHDYDDFVRWQSKMIESAEGERHFAYWRDELRGDIEPLRLPADRPRPPVLSYRGSSHAFTFPKEVEDRLRALARAEGTTLFAVLLAAFQVFLHRWSGQNDILVGSPAAGRSLAQWSSVVGYFVNPIVLRASFSDDPSFRAALGQIHRTVLFALEHQDYPFSHLVERLAVPRDPAYSPVFQAMFGLEQSHRGGDEAALVLGEGGARVTLGPLEGESIALEDRGAPVDLALLVADTGHGLSASLRYNTDIFERGTIARFAMGISTLFAAIVEEPGRRVSEYPLLSPDEQRKLLVDWNDTDACFARGACLHQVFEEHAKAHPEVLAIVSGEEQLSYHEVNRRANRLAHRLRRMGVGRDSTVGLCLPRSSALLVSIIAVLKAGGAYLPLDPSLPRERLTFMIEDASVRALVTASTHVQALSGSSVPAVLLDTDAGSLDTESDADPENLTEPDRAAYVIYTSGSTGRPKGVLCHHVGITNLIAHFQRKATLAPGDAHSFWSSLSFDASVFEIFSAFLSAGTIHIPPEEVRLVPEAFMDWLRARDVRGAYIPPFMIDETLAALESGRGPTSLRRLMVGVEPIPERTLARIVEKTPGLCIVNSYGPTEAAVIACTYDIEPSIAPDRPAPIGRPIQNMRAYVLDRRMQPVPIGVPGELHVAGVGVAHGYVNRPDLSAERFLADPFSPHGTERMYRSGDMARWRADGNLEFLGRADHQVKVRGHRIELGEIESALARHPSVHEVAVVVRAEQAGEKRIVAYTVSREGAPPIPASDLRTYLARTLPDYMVPSLFVSLDAMPRTASDKIDRGALREVDPRGAEPHGTHVGPRDAVELDLVQVWEEVLSVPRVGVHDDFFTLGGHSLLAVSLMTAVERRFGLKLPIAALLQAPTPAALARRIRDGSAPGPWSPAVAIQPSGRGRPFFCVHPIVGTVMVYVPLARLLGTDRPFHGLQAPGLLDDLTPSRSVEALAERYVQAIRAIQPEGPYLLGGWSFGGLVAIEMAAQLVEQGQEVSFLAVLDTASPDNLQEEAPMDSLDTLLRMAEGLGAPISSAELDKIDPEQRVAFVFERIRALELFPSELGVERLVAHIDAHLFAGLRYRPRPPCRMDLFRATESAGGGSQPTPHFGDAWRAYSSRPVECHDVPGTHYTLVREPHVTVLAERLRGCLNAVDPPQVGEGDARS; from the coding sequence ATGAGCACGGATCGCAGAATGGACGACAAGGCTGGCGATGGCGAAGAATTGTCCCCCCTGCAGCGCGCGCTCCTCGGCTTGAGGAAAGCGCGGGCGAAGATCGACGCGCTCGAGCGCTCGAGATCGGAGCCGATCGCCGTCATTGGTATGGCGTGCCGCTTCCCCGGCGGAGCAAACACCCCCGAGGCGTTTTTCGACCTGCTCGACGCGGGGGTCGATGCCGTCGGCGAAGTCCCCGCAGGGCGCTTCCGCGTCGATTCGAGCGAGGATGGTGCAGAGGATGCCGCCGCGCGGGCGATGCGGTGGGGCGCGTTCCTGGGGGACGACGTCAGCCTCTTCGATGCATCGTTTTTCAACATCTCCCCGCGCGAAGCGCAGGCCCTGGATCCGCAGCAGCGTCTGCTCCTGGAGCTCGCGTGGGAGGCGCTCGAGAACGCGGCACAGGTGCCGGAACACCTCGGCGGGAGCAGGACCGGGGTGTTTCTCGGCATGATGAATACCGATTATGCCTCGCTCTGCATGCAGCTCCCTCCGGACGCGCAGGACATGTACGTGGCGACGGGCAATGGGCATTGCTTCCCCGCTGGCCGGCTCTCGTTCGCGCTGGGTCTCGTCGGGCCGAGCTTCGTTGTCGATACGGCGTGCTCCTCGTCGCTCGTCGGGCTGCACCTCGCCGTCCGGAGCTTGCGCAGCGGCGAGTGCTCGCTCGCGCTCGCGGGCGGAGTGAACCTCATGCTCACGCCGTTCGCCTCGCGTGCGTCCGCCAAGCTCGGCGCGCTCTCCCCGGACGGGAAGTGCCGCAGCTTCGACGCGAGCGCGAACGGCTTCGTGCGAGGCGAAGGGGGTGCCATCGTCGTATTGAAGCGGCTATCGGATGCCGAGCGAGATCGCGACCCGATTCTCGCCGTGATTCGCGGTTCGGCCGTGAATCAGGACGGCCGGTCGACCGGATTGACCACGCCGAACGTGCTCTCGCAAGAGGCCCTGATCAGGCAGGCGCTCGAAGATGCTCGTATCGCCCCGGAGCGGATAGGGTACGTCGAGACCCATGGCACGGGGACGCCTCTCGGAGATCCCATCGAGTTCGAGGCCTTGCGCGCGGTGTACGGCCAACCTCGTGAGGACGGCTCCACGCTCGTCCTCGGCGCGGTGAAGACCAACATCGGACATCTCGAGGCCGGCGCGGGCGTGGCTGGGCTCGTCAAGGCCATCCTCTGCCTCGGGCGGGGGACCATCCCGAAAAACCTCCATTTCGAGACGCTGAACCCTCGCATATCGATCCAGGGGACGCCGTTCGTCCTGCCACGCACCGCCGTCCCGTGGAAGGCAGAGAACGGCTTGCGCGTCGCAGCGGTGAGCTCGTTCGGGATGAGCGGGACGAACGCGCACGTCATCCTCGAGGAGGCGCCGCGCAAGGAAGGTGCCGTGGCCGCCCCACAGGCGCGCTCCTGCTTCGTCCTTCCCATATCGGGCAAGAGTCCGGAAGCTCTGTCGATTCTCGCGGGAGCGCATGCCGAGCACCTCGCGAGGACAAGCGCTGACATTGCCGACGTCATGTACAGCGCGAGCGCACGACGGGGCCACCACGAGGAGAGGATCGCCGTGGTGGGCTGCAACAAGGAGGAAATGGCGGTTGCGCTCGCGTCCTTCTCTCGCGGCGACATGCCCGAGAGAGCTTGGCGTGGAAAGGCGCCGAGCGTTCCGCCCAAGGTCGCGTTCGTCTTTCCAGGTCAAGGATCGCAATGGGCCGGCATGGGACGCAAGCTCCTGCAGGAGGAGCCTGTCTTCCGGCGGGCGATGGAGGAGTGCAACGAACTCTTCCGGCAGGAGATGGGGCTCTCCGTGATCGAGGAGATCTCGCGCCCTGCGGAGGCCTCGCGCCTCGGCGATACGCTGGTGACGCAGCCGGCTCTCTTCGCGGTCGAAATGGCGCTCGCGTCCCTGCTCGAATCGTGGGGGATCACGCCCGACATCGTGATCGGGCACAGCGTGGGCGAGCTCGTCGCGGCCCGTGTCGCCGGGATCCTCGACTTGAACGAGGCGACACGGCTCTGCGCACGGCGCGCGCACGTGATGCAAAGCGCAACGGGGCACGGAAAAATGGTGCTCTGCGCGATGACGGTGGCCGAGGCGGAGGAGGCCATCGCGGGGCTTTCCGATCGGGTTGGCATTGCTGCGATCAACCACTCGAAATCCGTGGTGCTTTCGGGGGACGTCGCGGCCATGGGCGAGGTGACGACGCGGCTCGAGGCGCGCGGAATCCATTGCCGACCTCTGAGGGCTGACGTGGCATTTCACAGCCCGCAGATGGAGCCCCTTCGTGCCGAGCTGCTTCGTGAGCTGGGGCAGGTCGCAGTGCGGCGCGGCGTGATTCCGATGATCAGCACCGTGAAGGGTGAAGTCACACCGGGAGAGCGCATGGATGCAGCCTACTGGGGTGACAATCTGCGCAATACGGTCCAGTTTGCGCCGGCCATAGCCGCGGCGCTCGCAGCTCACGCCCGCCTGTTCGTGGAGGTAGGTCCCCACCCGACCTTGTCCCTGGACATAACGCAGATCCTCGAGTCCTCGAAGATGGGCGGGGCCTCCGTTCCTACGTTGAGGCGTGGCGAGGACGATCACGAGCGCATGCTCTCCGCGTTGGCGTCGTTGTACACGCAGGGTTGCAGGGTCTCCTGGGCGCAGGTGTGTTCCGCGGGGGGGAGCGTCGTGTCCCTACCGAATCACCCCTTCAAGCGTGCTCGCCATTGGCTACCGGCGACGCTGGATGGTAGTGCGCCCACGAAACGCAGCGGACATCCGCTCGTCGGTGAGCCTATTGCATCGGCCGCCCACCCCGAGGAGCTCGTGTTCGAGACGCGTGTCGATGTCGGGTCCACGCCGTGGCTCGCCGATCACCGCGTCATGGGCGATATCGTATTTCCGGCGGCGGGTTATGTCGAGATGGCGCTTGCCGGAGGGGCCGCGCGCGACCAGAAAGACGCCTGCACCATCGAGCGTCTCGCGATCGAGGCGCCGCTCGTGCTGACCGAAGGGGAAGGTTGCACATTGCAGCTCGTTCTGACCAGCGAAGGACCCTCCGAACGGTCCTTCCTGATCGCGAGCCGCGCTCGCGAAGGAGCCGCGTGGCTCGTTCACGCCAGAGGCAAGCTTCGCCGTGTGACGGAGCGCCAGCAAGCCAGGCCCTCGGGAGAAGCGATCGCCCGGAGGCTCGGTCTTTCGGGGGGCGTCTCGCCCGAGGAGCACTACAGTCGCGTCGCGGCGGCGGGCATTCAATATGGCCCGGCCTTCCAGGGCTTGAAGGAAATCGTCACGGCCGAGGGGGAGGTTCTCGGGCGCGTGAAGTTGCCCGAGGGTATGCTCGACGCGCGGTACCGCGTCCACCCCGCGCTCCTCGACGCCTGTTTTCAGGTCCTCGGGGGTTTGTTCAGCGAGGCGGCGGGCGAGCAGGTCTACTTGCCCGTCGGCATCGAGCGAGTCGAGCTCGAAGGCCGCCCGGGCCGGGAGGTATGGGTATCCGGCAGGCTGCGCGGCGCGGCCCGCGCGGACGACGAAGAACGCGTGGTCGATCTGTCGATCGAGAGTTCCGACGGGCGGAAGATCGCCGACATCGTGGGCTTTCGTGTGCGGAGAATGCCGGGCACGGAGCGGCATGATGAGCTCGAGCAGTGCTTGATGGACGTCGCGTGGCGCCCCTCCGAGATGGATGACGAGCCGAGTTCGCCGACGGGAACCTGGATGGTGTTCGCGGACGACGGCGGCACGGCGGATGCGGTTCTCCGTGTCCTTTCGACGACGGCGGAGCGGTGCATTCGCATCGGGAAGGGACTCGCATACGAATCGAGGGGCGCAGACTCGTACCGGATCAACCCGGAAAGCGAGGATGACTACCGTCGTGTCATTCATGACGCGCTGGGCGATCGCGGGCAGTGCCATGGCGTCCTCCACCTGTTCTCCCTCGACGAGGAGCAGCCGATCGATATGGCGGCGGACCTCACGCTTGCCCTGTCGCGCGCGAGCGTGCGTGCGACGAACGTCGTGAAGGCGCTCGCGCATCGAAGCGCGGAGCACGCGCCGCGGCTCTTCCTGGTCACGCGCGGCGCGCAGGCGGTCCTCGAAGGAGAGCACGTTTCCCTGTCACAGGCGCCCTTGTGGGGCGTCGGGCGCACCATTGCCCTCGAGCATCCGGACCTCCGCTGCACCTGCATCGATCTGGACGTGGCGCGTCGAGACGACGACGCGACCAACCTCTCGCGCGCGCTCGCGCAATGCGGCCAGGAGCACCAGGTGGCGATGCGCGGCGCTTTGCGTCACGTCGCCAGGATCGTTCACGGCCGATTCGATGCATCCGGCGACCTGCCGTCCGGTCAGGCCCGGGTGCTCGCGAACGGCCGCCCATTTCAGCTGGAGTCGGCGAAGCCCGGCTACCTGGAGAACATCGCGCTTCATGCTTCGCGGCGCAGGCCGCCCGGTCATGGCGAGGTGGAGATCGAGGTGGAGGCGGCGGCCCTCAACTTCATCGACATCCTCAAGGCCATGGGCACGTATCCGGGGCTCGGTCCAGGCCGGGTCGCGCTCGGCGGCGAATGCTCGGGGCGCGTGGTGTCTCTCGGCGAGGGGGTCTCGGGCTTGGAAATCGGGCAGGAGGTGATCGCGCTGGCGCCTGCGGCCTGCGCGTCGCACGTCACGACCTACGCGCGTTACGTGGCACCAAAACCGTCCGCCATGAGCTTCGCCGAGGCTGCGGCCGTGCCTCTGGTGTTCATGACCGCGTGGTACGCGATTCACGATCTTGGCAGGGCGCGAAAGGGTGAGAGCATTTTGATCCACTCCGCGACCGGCGGCACCGGGCTCGCGGCCATTCAGGTGTCGCGGCTGCTCGGGCTGAGGATCTTCGCGACGGCGGGGAGCGAATCGAAACGAAGCCACCTGCGGTCCATGGGTATCGAGCACGTCATGGATTCCCGTTCGCTCTCGTTCGCGGAGGAGATCCTTCGCGTCACCGAGGGACGAGGCGTCGATCTGGTGCTCAACTCGCTCACGGGCGATGCGCTCGTCAAGAGCCTCGAAGTTCTGGCATCCTATGGACGCTTCCTGGAGATCGGGAAGCGCGACATCTACGAGAATCGCAAGATCGGGCTTCTTCCGTTCCGAAAGGCAATCTCGTACAGCGCGGTGGATCTCGCGGGTATGTCGGCGGAGCGGCCCGATCTGTTCGCGTCTCTCCTGGAAGACGTGATGGGGCACTTCGTGGAAGGACGGTTCGAGCCGCTGCCCGTCACGTCGTTCGACGCGTCCGACGCGGAGAGCGCGTTCCGTCTCATGGCGCAGGCGAAGCACACGGGAAAGATCGTGCTTTCGATGAAGGATGCGCAGGCGCGCGTCCTCCTCCCCGGGTCGTTGCGGCCCATTTCGGTTGGAGCGGACGGCACGTACTTGATCACCGGCGGACTCGGTGGACTCGGGTTGTCGCTCGCGCGGTGGCTCGTCGAGAAGGGAGCGAGGCACCTCGTGCTCGTCGGGCGCAAAGGGCCTTCCGGGGATGCGGTCGAAGCCATCCACGCCATGGAGCAAGCGGGAGCCCGGGTCGAGTATGCTCGAGCGGACGTGTCGCGCCGGGAGGATGTCGACCGCGTGTTCGCGACGATCGACGCTCGATTCCCGTCGCTGCGCGGCGTCGTGCATGCGGCAGCGGTGCTCGACGATCATTCCTTGCTCGAGCTCGGCGAGGCCAAGTTCCGCGGCGTCTTCGACCCCAAGGCTTGCGGGGCGTATCATCTGCACACGGCGACGCTGGAGCGCGATCTCGACTTCTTCGTGATGTATTCCTCCGCGGCGTCGCTCTTCGGCTCCGCGGGGCAGGCGAACTATGCAGCGGCCAACGCATTCCTGGACGCGCTTGCTCACGAGCGGTCCCGCATGGGGCTGCCAGCGATGAGCATTCAATGGGGCGCGTTCTCGGAGGTCGGAATGGCGGCGGCGACGGAGCGGCGCAAGGACCACCTCGCCGCCCTCGGCGCGATGACGCTGTCGCCCGCCGAAGGCCTCTCGTTGATGGAGAAGCTCTTCGCGCATCCGAGGTCGGTCGTGGGCGTGGTGCGGATGGATGTCGAGCGCATTTCCCAGGCGAACCATCCGGCGCTCGCATCAGGCTATTTCGCTGCATTCCAGGGCGGCGCGCGGAGCGAGACAGGCGCGCCCGGCGCCGGCGGGGGTTTGCGTGAGCGCGTCCGGGCGGTGCGAGGAGACGAGCGCAGGCGCCTCGTCAAGGAATACGTCGTCCAACAACTCTCCCGCGTGCTCCGCCTCGATCCTTCGCGCTTCGACGAGCACGCGCCATTGAAGGAGCTCGGCGTCGACTCGCTGATGAGCCTCGAGCTGCGCAATCGAGTGAACGCAGGTCTTGGGCTTGACCTCGGGGCCACGATCCTGCTCACGCATCCCGACATTGCGGCCGTCTGCGAGACCATCCTCGGTAAGCTCGGCGCCGATGCCGCCGGAGATGCGAGCACGGCGCTCGCCGAAGTGCCGTCGAGGACCGAACCCGCGGGGGAGGCGCGGTCGCCCCTTTCCCACAACCAGCGCGCCTTATGGTTCCTTCATCGTGCGGCGCCCGGGAGCACGGTCTACAACGTCGGCGCTGCGCTGCGCGTTCGGGGCCCTCTCGACGTGAGCGCGCTGAAGAATGCACTCCACCAGGTCCTCATGCGGCATCCGGTGCTGCGTTCGACCTACGCGATGCATGACGGCGACGTGGTTCGTCACGTCGATCCGCGGGGCGCAGTCCGGTTCGAGGAGATCGATGCTGCGTCGTGGACCGAGGAAGAGCTCTCCGCTCGGCTTCGAGCGGCGACGCAAAGTCCTATCGATCTCGAGTTTGGACCGACGTTCACCGTGACCATTTTCCGCCGCTGCGCCGATGAGTCCGTGCTGTTCGTCGATTCACATCACATCGGGCTCGATCTCTGGTCGTTCGCCATCGTTCACGAGGAACTCTGGTCGCTCTACACGGCGAGCGTCACCGGAAAGAAGGCGGCTCTTCCCCTCGTCACCCATGATTACGACGATTTCGTGCGCTGGCAGTCGAAGATGATCGAGAGCGCGGAAGGGGAGAGGCATTTCGCCTACTGGAGAGACGAGCTCCGCGGTGATATCGAGCCTCTCCGGCTGCCTGCGGATCGGCCTCGTCCTCCCGTGCTGTCCTATCGTGGCTCGTCCCATGCGTTCACCTTCCCGAAGGAGGTCGAGGATCGGCTCCGTGCGCTGGCACGCGCCGAAGGAACGACGCTGTTCGCCGTTCTCCTGGCGGCGTTTCAGGTATTCCTTCACCGCTGGTCCGGGCAAAACGACATCCTCGTCGGCTCTCCCGCGGCCGGTCGAAGCCTCGCGCAGTGGAGCTCGGTGGTTGGATACTTCGTCAATCCGATCGTGCTGCGCGCGAGCTTCAGCGACGATCCGAGCTTCCGCGCGGCGCTCGGCCAAATCCATCGAACGGTGCTCTTCGCGCTCGAGCATCAGGACTATCCGTTCTCGCACCTCGTCGAACGACTCGCTGTGCCGCGGGATCCTGCATATTCGCCCGTGTTTCAGGCGATGTTCGGACTCGAGCAGTCGCACCGCGGAGGCGACGAGGCCGCGCTGGTGCTCGGGGAAGGTGGCGCGCGTGTCACGCTCGGACCGCTCGAGGGGGAATCGATCGCGCTCGAAGATCGCGGGGCGCCCGTCGACCTCGCGCTGCTCGTGGCAGACACGGGCCATGGCCTGTCGGCGTCACTTCGGTACAACACGGACATCTTCGAGCGGGGTACGATTGCCCGCTTCGCAATGGGCATCTCGACGTTGTTCGCCGCCATCGTCGAGGAGCCGGGGCGCAGGGTGTCCGAATACCCGCTTCTGTCGCCGGACGAGCAGAGAAAGCTCCTCGTGGACTGGAACGACACGGACGCATGCTTCGCGAGGGGTGCCTGCCTGCACCAGGTCTTCGAGGAGCATGCGAAGGCCCATCCCGAGGTCCTCGCGATCGTCTCCGGGGAAGAGCAGCTTTCCTATCACGAGGTGAACAGGAGGGCGAATCGCCTCGCACATCGGCTGCGCAGAATGGGCGTCGGGCGCGATTCGACGGTCGGGCTTTGCCTGCCTCGATCGAGCGCTCTGCTCGTCTCCATCATCGCGGTGCTCAAGGCCGGCGGGGCGTATCTGCCCCTGGATCCGTCGCTCCCGCGCGAGCGACTCACGTTCATGATCGAGGACGCATCGGTACGGGCTTTGGTGACCGCGTCCACGCACGTGCAGGCGCTCTCCGGCAGCTCCGTGCCTGCGGTGCTGCTCGATACCGATGCCGGATCGCTCGACACGGAAAGCGACGCCGATCCGGAGAACCTCACCGAGCCGGATCGCGCAGCCTACGTGATCTATACCTCCGGGTCTACGGGCAGGCCGAAGGGCGTCCTTTGCCATCACGTCGGCATTACGAACCTCATCGCTCACTTTCAGCGCAAAGCGACGCTCGCACCCGGCGATGCCCATTCCTTCTGGAGCAGCCTGAGCTTCGACGCGTCGGTATTCGAGATCTTCTCGGCGTTCCTGAGCGCGGGGACGATCCACATTCCACCCGAGGAGGTTCGCCTCGTCCCGGAGGCATTCATGGATTGGCTTCGCGCGCGAGACGTCCGCGGCGCGTACATCCCACCGTTCATGATCGACGAGACGCTCGCCGCCTTGGAGTCCGGTCGCGGGCCTACGTCCCTTCGCCGCCTGATGGTCGGGGTGGAGCCCATCCCCGAGCGGACACTCGCGCGCATCGTGGAAAAGACGCCGGGGCTCTGCATCGTGAACTCGTATGGCCCCACGGAGGCGGCGGTCATTGCTTGCACCTACGACATCGAACCTTCCATCGCCCCGGATCGACCTGCGCCGATCGGGCGACCCATCCAGAACATGCGCGCCTACGTCCTCGACCGGCGAATGCAGCCCGTCCCCATCGGCGTGCCAGGCGAGCTACATGTCGCTGGTGTTGGAGTGGCGCACGGATACGTGAATCGACCGGACCTGTCGGCCGAGCGCTTCCTCGCCGATCCGTTCTCGCCCCATGGCACGGAGCGAATGTACCGGAGCGGAGACATGGCGCGGTGGCGCGCCGATGGCAATCTCGAGTTCCTGGGTCGAGCGGACCATCAGGTGAAGGTGCGCGGCCACAGGATCGAGCTTGGCGAGATCGAGAGCGCTCTCGCCCGACACCCATCGGTCCACGAAGTCGCCGTCGTCGTGCGGGCGGAGCAAGCCGGAGAAAAGCGCATCGTGGCGTACACCGTTTCGCGGGAGGGCGCGCCCCCGATCCCGGCGAGCGATCTCCGGACGTACCTTGCGAGGACGCTGCCCGATTACATGGTGCCATCGCTCTTCGTCTCGCTCGATGCCATGCCGCGGACGGCGAGTGACAAGATCGATCGCGGCGCACTTCGCGAGGTGGATCCTAGAGGCGCCGAGCCGCACGGCACGCACGTCGGGCCTCGGGACGCCGTCGAGCTCGACCTGGTCCAGGTATGGGAGGAGGTCTTGTCGGTCCCGCGTGTCGGCGTCCACGACGACTTCTTCACGCTCGGGGGACATTCACTCCTGGCGGTTTCGCTCATGACGGCGGTGGAGCGTCGTTTCGGTCTCAAATTGCCCATTGCAGCGCTCCTCCAGGCGCCGACGCCTGCGGCGCTGGCTCGGCGCATCCGCGATGGTTCCGCGCCAGGGCCCTGGTCGCCGGCCGTGGCCATTCAACCCAGCGGTCGTGGGCGCCCGTTCTTCTGCGTCCATCCCATCGTGGGCACGGTCATGGTGTACGTGCCGCTCGCACGTCTTCTCGGAACGGACAGACCATTTCATGGTCTCCAGGCGCCAGGTCTCCTCGACGATCTCACGCCATCGAGAAGCGTCGAGGCGCTGGCAGAGCGTTACGTCCAGGCGATCCGGGCGATCCAGCCGGAGGGCCCTTATCTGCTCGGTGGCTGGTCGTTCGGCGGGCTGGTCGCCATTGAGATGGCGGCGCAGCTCGTGGAGCAAGGGCAGGAAGTGTCCTTTCTCGCGGTGCTAGATACCGCCTCGCCGGATAACCTGCAGGAGGAGGCGCCGATGGATTCCCTCGATACGCTGCTGAGGATGGCCGAGGGGCTCGGCGCTCCGATCTCGAGCGCGGAACTCGACAAGATCGACCCTGAGCAACGGGTCGCTTTCGTATTCGAGCGCATTCGCGCTCTGGAGCTCTTCCCATCGGAGCTCGGAGTCGAGAGGCTCGTCGCCCACATCGATGCACATCTCTTCGCAGGATTGAGGTACCGGCCGCGGCCTCCCTGCCGAATGGACTTGTTCCGCGCGACGGAGAGTGCGGGGGGCGGCAGTCAGCCCACCCCGCATTTCGGTGATGCGTGGCGGGCGTATTCGTCTCGTCCGGTGGAGTGCCACGACGTGCCCGGGACGCACTACACGCTCGTGCGTGAGCCTCATGTGACGGTCCTTGCGGAGCGCTTGCGAGGATGTCTGAACGCGGTGGATCCGCCGCAGGTCGGGGAGGGGGACGCCAGGAGTTGA